A region of the Rhodothermus bifroesti genome:
AAACATGCAGGACATCGAGTTTACGGTCCAGGAAGGGCGGCTCTTTATTCTGCAGACGCGTAACGGCAAGCGTACGGGCGTGGCAGCTGTTAAGATTGCGGTCGACATGGTCGACGAAGGTCTTGTGGATCCCAAAACAGCTGTGCGCGACCTCGTAGAACCAGCCCACTTAGACCAGCTCCTGCATCCACGCTTTAAGTCGGAGACGGCTTACAAGGACCGGGTGATTGGCCGCGGCCTGCCGGCTTCGCCTGGTGCAGCTGTAGGCCAGGTGGTCTTTACCGCTGAAGATGCCGAAGCGTGGCGGGCTCAAGGCAAACGCGTTATCCTTGTTCGCATAGAAACCAGCCCAGAAGACGTAGGTGGCATGCATGCTGCCGAAGGCATCTTAACCTCCCGTGGCGGCATGACCTCGCATGCTGCCGTTGTCGCTCGCGGCTGGGGGAAACCCTGCGTAGCTGGCTGCGGCGACATCGTGATCGACTACAGCACCAAGACGTTCCGCGCGGGCAACGTTGTCGTCAAGGAAGGCGACTGGATCTCCATTAACGGGTCGACGGGCGAGGTGATTCTAGGACAGGAAGCATTGGTTGAGCCCTCGCTTTCTGGAGATTTTGCCCGCTTTATGGAGTGGGTCGATCAGTTCCGCACCCTAGGCGTCCGCACCAACGCCGACACGCCGCAAGATGCCCGCAAGGCTGTTGAGTTTGGCGCGGAAGGCATCGGCCTATGCCGTACCGAACACATGTTCTTTGAAGGCGACCGCATCCTGGCCATGCGGGAAATGATCCTGGCCACCACACTCGAAGAGCGGCGCGCTGCCCTAGCCAAGCTGCTGCCCTATCAAAAAGAGGACTTCCGGGGCATTTTCCGCGAGATGGCGGGCAAGCCGGTCACCATTCGCTTGCTCGATCCCCCACTTCACGAATTTCTCCCCCATGATGAAAAAGAGCAGCAGGAGTTGGCTCAGCAGCTGGGTATTCCTGTGGAAACCGTTCGGACCAAGGTTGAGGCGCTTAAGGAATTCAACCCGATGCTAGGCCATCGCGGCTGCCGCCTGGGCATCACCTATCCAGAGATCACCGAGATGCAAACCCGGGCTATTCTAGAGGCCGCGCTTGAGCTTAAGCAAGAAGGGGTCGACGTGCGCCCCGAAATCATGGTCCCGCTTGTAGGCACACGGGAAGAGCTGGAACACCAGCGGCGCGTGATCGAGGAAACTGCTCAGAAAGTCTTCGCAGAAAAAGGCGATCGCATCGACTTTCTCGTAGGCACAATGATCGAGGTGCCACGAGCAGCGCTCTTGGCCGACCAGATCGCCGAGGTAGCCGAATTTTTCTCGTTTGGTACCAATGACCTCACGCAGCTGACCTTCGGCTACAGCCGCGATGACGCTGGCAAGTTCCTCCCCTACTATGTCGAGCAAAAGATTCTCAA
Encoded here:
- the ppdK gene encoding pyruvate, phosphate dikinase, which translates into the protein MRELLGGKGANLAEMSAIGLPVPPGFTITTEACAYYHEHNGKWPEGLEEEVRAGVRHIEQLMEAGFGDPNNPLLVSVRSGAALSMPGMMDTVLNLGINDRVVEGLARRTGNERFAYDAYRRFIDMFGDVVMGVHHEHFEAVLAALKKEKGVSEDTELDAEALKELVRRYKEVYRQHTGSLFPEDPYEQLYRAINAVFESWNSERAIKYRQIHKIRGLLGTAVNVQAMVFGNMGERSGTGVCFTRNPATGENELYGEFLINAQGEDVVAGIRTPKSISEMKQVMPELYEQLVRLARQLEEHYKNMQDIEFTVQEGRLFILQTRNGKRTGVAAVKIAVDMVDEGLVDPKTAVRDLVEPAHLDQLLHPRFKSETAYKDRVIGRGLPASPGAAVGQVVFTAEDAEAWRAQGKRVILVRIETSPEDVGGMHAAEGILTSRGGMTSHAAVVARGWGKPCVAGCGDIVIDYSTKTFRAGNVVVKEGDWISINGSTGEVILGQEALVEPSLSGDFARFMEWVDQFRTLGVRTNADTPQDARKAVEFGAEGIGLCRTEHMFFEGDRILAMREMILATTLEERRAALAKLLPYQKEDFRGIFREMAGKPVTIRLLDPPLHEFLPHDEKEQQELAQQLGIPVETVRTKVEALKEFNPMLGHRGCRLGITYPEITEMQTRAILEAALELKQEGVDVRPEIMVPLVGTREELEHQRRVIEETAQKVFAEKGDRIDFLVGTMIEVPRAALLADQIAEVAEFFSFGTNDLTQLTFGYSRDDAGKFLPYYVEQKILKDDPFQTLDQEGVGQLVQIGTERGRKTRPSLKVGICGEHGGDPASVAFCYKVGLDYVSCSPFRVPIARLAAAQAHLRAEAQKEKKAVMVDV